One window from the genome of Thalassospira xiamenensis M-5 = DSM 17429 encodes:
- a CDS encoding efflux RND transporter periplasmic adaptor subunit has product MKTVISLVGRYIVTLCLVAASAFVAFKAWSHYDKTLWTRDARVGVDVVQIAPEVSGTIRSVSVADNQYVKQGDVLYQIEPERLELAVALAKADVEAKQQDMIVRQATARRQRQLKDFASREAIQQANGAAAVASAAYQSAQASLDLAKLNLARSTIRSTVDGYVTNLKLRPGDYATAGITKISVIDASSFWVTGYFEETKIGRIHIGAPISIQLMGFDQPAFGHVESIGRGIENSNDTPGHLGLPNVATTFSWVRLAQRIPVRIKIDKIPASIELVAGMTATVQVMRQDRATNTDNHASSAYPDLDGLYRLKHSEY; this is encoded by the coding sequence GTGAAAACTGTTATTTCTCTCGTCGGCCGCTACATCGTTACTCTTTGTCTGGTCGCTGCATCGGCCTTTGTCGCGTTCAAGGCTTGGAGCCATTATGACAAAACACTCTGGACCCGAGACGCCCGCGTTGGCGTTGATGTCGTACAGATCGCCCCGGAAGTCTCCGGCACGATCCGTTCTGTTTCCGTTGCGGATAACCAATATGTAAAACAGGGCGACGTTCTATATCAGATAGAGCCAGAACGCCTTGAACTGGCTGTAGCCCTGGCCAAAGCAGATGTCGAAGCAAAACAACAGGACATGATTGTCCGGCAGGCAACCGCCCGGCGACAGCGCCAATTAAAGGATTTCGCATCCCGGGAAGCCATTCAGCAAGCGAATGGTGCCGCAGCAGTTGCCAGCGCGGCCTATCAATCGGCGCAGGCCTCCCTCGATCTGGCCAAACTCAACCTCGCCCGATCGACAATCCGTTCAACAGTTGACGGCTATGTAACCAATCTAAAGCTCCGCCCAGGCGATTATGCGACGGCAGGTATAACAAAAATTTCCGTCATCGATGCCTCCAGCTTCTGGGTCACCGGATACTTTGAAGAAACGAAGATAGGCCGGATTCATATTGGGGCGCCCATATCGATACAGCTGATGGGTTTTGACCAACCGGCATTTGGTCATGTTGAAAGCATTGGCCGCGGCATAGAAAACAGCAATGACACACCGGGGCATCTCGGCCTCCCCAATGTCGCCACAACATTTTCATGGGTTCGTCTTGCCCAACGGATCCCTGTTCGCATCAAAATTGACAAAATCCCTGCCAGCATAGAACTGGTGGCTGGCATGACCGCAACGGTCCAAGTCATGCGTCAAGATAGAGCAACAAATACCGATAACCACGCCTCATCTGCGTACCCCGATCTTGACGGCCTATATCGCCTCAAACATAGCGAATAC
- a CDS encoding DUF1656 domain-containing protein codes for MTQDVNFWGVLIPGLVVLAAMALVGTIATIRLLFATRLSRIFTYRPLIELALFITIYGLLTLYLPLNGFLP; via the coding sequence ATGACCCAGGATGTCAATTTCTGGGGAGTTCTGATTCCCGGCTTGGTGGTTCTCGCCGCTATGGCACTGGTCGGAACCATCGCAACCATACGCTTGCTGTTCGCTACCCGCTTATCCCGCATCTTTACCTACAGACCGCTCATCGAGCTCGCCCTCTTTATCACCATTTACGGTCTGCTCACGCTATACCTGCCATTAAACGGATTTTTACCGTGA
- a CDS encoding AraC family transcriptional regulator has protein sequence MTELRSAVSVFDPDLIPVPALAYKLDFSDHAGEVPLHVHRKGQLILALRGAVTCRAGNELWVVPPNCGVWIPGDVPHSARATANACLNYLFVAPGAADLPATCCTLSISPMIREMIDRLARDCCAYPPDSHAARLARVMLDELADMPRERFNLPISNHPKIKLMADALTLDPADRTTLKDWARHVAMSERSLARLIVQETGLTFGRWRQQLHLVVALRELASGEAVQNVAGALGYESVNAFITMFKKALGSTPAQYFAQNRDV, from the coding sequence ATGACGGAATTACGATCTGCTGTTTCTGTTTTTGATCCTGACCTCATACCTGTGCCTGCACTCGCCTATAAGCTGGATTTCTCGGACCACGCTGGTGAAGTACCTTTGCATGTGCATCGCAAAGGGCAGTTGATTTTGGCCTTGCGCGGGGCTGTTACCTGTCGCGCAGGTAACGAGCTTTGGGTGGTGCCACCCAATTGCGGGGTTTGGATTCCGGGTGATGTGCCGCATAGCGCGCGTGCCACGGCGAACGCATGTCTTAATTATCTGTTTGTCGCGCCAGGGGCGGCTGATTTGCCTGCGACCTGTTGTACGTTGTCGATCTCACCGATGATCCGCGAAATGATTGATCGGCTCGCCCGGGATTGCTGTGCGTATCCGCCCGATAGCCATGCGGCGCGGCTTGCGCGTGTCATGCTTGATGAATTGGCCGACATGCCGCGAGAGCGTTTTAATCTGCCAATTTCCAATCATCCAAAAATTAAGCTGATGGCAGATGCCTTGACGCTCGACCCTGCTGATCGCACCACGCTGAAGGATTGGGCCAGGCATGTCGCGATGAGCGAGCGATCTCTCGCCCGTTTGATTGTGCAGGAAACGGGTCTTACCTTTGGGCGCTGGCGACAGCAACTGCATCTGGTTGTTGCCCTGCGGGAGCTGGCCAGTGGTGAGGCGGTGCAGAATGTTGCAGGTGCGCTGGGATATGAGTCCGTGAATGCCTTTATCACAATGTTCAAAAAAGCCCTGGGTAGCACACCAGCTCAGTATTTTGCTCAAAACAGGGATGTCTAG
- a CDS encoding DUF4175 domain-containing protein: protein MSIIPPNPRLERHLRLARMIMSWERVWPRLIPPLTIVMLIAGLTLTGTFEMLPATGHIILLSILSVTGLVAIILPWRHFTWPNRRAVLQRIEQENGLENNPLQSLEDHIEDRDDPLTSYLWQKQLQRHEAMLNHLHLPRPVPSLARVDRYGLVILPVLLLSVGLFAGHDRMSERFYKAFSPLQRLGAADFSTTLWVTPPAYTGQIPRVLRFEQVKGQQKQDDGGSDASSAIDVDVPVGSTLAGSIGSVWQPTLHTPTGERDISESSDNSYVLSTALDQAGPWRISVWGTDRLTLNVNLVADKPPALSFASPPSITRREHIRLDYVATDDYGMKNLELVITPATDGVGHEQFGAIDTIRIDLSGGDTPGGPAAMPTRIEGPRFIDLVSHPWAGLPVNLQLVSLDNAGQNGESDIRSIILPEREFTHPVAKKLITIRRGLLRYPDKALEMRNALMPVIYAPQAFNGHIGIFLALSVTEARLSAHLRDRDIHQDVAGLLWHIAEEIERGSYGMAERNLMEAEERLLDALANPDVTETEIADLIENYRRALNEYMAALAREAPQNQQNQQQGPAAILEQQDLSRIVDQIEALMQAGARDQARALIDRLRELVENMQVTSGDGGADITSTLREMLDGIRDLARRQQDLMNQGDNPSSPGGNGNRARQQQNLAGDAQSLTNNSGFGQFGNLSGIETAIEAMQRAADALDHNRAHEALQQQGLAMEALQQGIGELSRALEGLSQMMPMLDELQGSGNRDPLGRPVGGDGTTVIPEVDTLERAWRILQELRRRSGDPDRPVIEQEYIDRLLKRF from the coding sequence ATGTCGATCATACCACCCAATCCCCGACTGGAACGTCATCTGCGCCTGGCGCGGATGATCATGTCGTGGGAACGGGTATGGCCGCGGCTGATCCCGCCTTTGACAATCGTGATGCTGATTGCCGGTCTAACCCTGACCGGTACGTTTGAAATGCTGCCCGCGACCGGGCATATCATTTTGCTTTCGATCCTCTCGGTTACCGGACTTGTCGCCATCATCCTGCCGTGGCGTCATTTCACATGGCCCAATCGCCGTGCTGTCCTGCAAAGGATCGAACAGGAAAACGGCCTTGAAAACAACCCGCTGCAAAGCCTTGAAGACCATATCGAAGATCGCGACGACCCACTGACCAGCTATCTGTGGCAAAAACAGTTGCAACGCCACGAGGCAATGCTGAACCATCTGCATCTGCCCCGTCCGGTGCCGTCCCTTGCCAGGGTGGATCGATACGGGTTGGTCATCTTGCCCGTATTGCTTCTGAGCGTTGGCCTGTTTGCCGGTCACGACCGCATGAGCGAGCGGTTTTACAAGGCATTCAGCCCGCTGCAACGGCTGGGTGCTGCTGATTTCAGCACGACATTGTGGGTGACCCCCCCGGCCTATACCGGACAAATCCCGCGCGTCCTGCGGTTCGAGCAGGTTAAAGGCCAGCAAAAGCAGGATGATGGCGGCTCTGACGCATCCAGCGCCATTGATGTCGACGTGCCTGTCGGGTCGACACTGGCCGGCAGCATCGGCAGTGTCTGGCAACCGACCCTGCATACGCCGACCGGTGAACGCGACATTTCCGAAAGCAGCGACAACAGCTATGTCCTCTCGACCGCACTTGATCAGGCCGGACCATGGCGCATTTCGGTGTGGGGCACGGATCGGCTGACCCTTAATGTCAATCTGGTTGCCGATAAACCGCCCGCACTTTCATTTGCAAGCCCGCCTTCGATTACCCGGCGCGAACATATCCGGCTGGACTACGTTGCGACCGATGATTACGGCATGAAAAACCTTGAACTGGTTATCACGCCCGCAACCGACGGCGTTGGTCACGAACAGTTTGGCGCCATCGACACTATCCGTATCGATCTGTCTGGTGGTGACACCCCGGGTGGTCCGGCCGCCATGCCGACACGGATCGAAGGCCCCCGTTTCATTGATCTGGTATCCCATCCATGGGCGGGGCTTCCGGTTAATCTGCAACTGGTTTCGCTCGACAACGCCGGACAAAATGGCGAAAGCGACATACGTTCAATCATTCTGCCCGAACGTGAATTCACCCATCCCGTGGCGAAAAAACTGATCACGATCCGCCGCGGATTGCTGCGCTATCCCGACAAGGCACTTGAAATGCGCAACGCCCTTATGCCTGTCATTTATGCCCCGCAGGCATTTAACGGCCATATCGGCATTTTTCTTGCACTTTCCGTGACAGAGGCACGACTTTCGGCCCATCTGCGTGATCGCGACATCCATCAGGACGTGGCCGGTTTGCTTTGGCACATCGCCGAAGAGATCGAACGCGGCAGCTATGGCATGGCCGAACGCAATCTGATGGAGGCTGAGGAACGGCTGCTGGATGCCCTTGCCAACCCGGACGTGACCGAAACCGAAATCGCCGATCTGATCGAAAACTATCGCCGCGCCCTTAACGAATATATGGCCGCCCTCGCCCGCGAGGCACCGCAGAATCAGCAAAACCAGCAACAGGGCCCCGCCGCCATCCTTGAACAGCAGGACCTGTCACGTATCGTCGATCAGATCGAAGCACTCATGCAGGCTGGTGCGCGTGATCAGGCGCGCGCCCTGATCGACCGCCTGCGCGAACTGGTCGAAAACATGCAGGTCACATCGGGCGACGGCGGGGCCGATATCACATCCACCTTGCGCGAAATGCTTGATGGCATTCGCGATCTTGCCCGCCGACAACAGGATCTGATGAATCAGGGGGATAATCCCTCAAGCCCCGGCGGCAATGGCAACCGCGCCCGGCAGCAGCAAAATCTTGCCGGGGACGCACAGAGCCTGACCAACAATTCCGGCTTTGGCCAGTTTGGCAATCTCAGCGGCATAGAAACCGCGATAGAGGCCATGCAACGCGCCGCAGACGCCCTTGACCACAATCGCGCCCACGAAGCCCTGCAACAACAGGGGCTGGCCATGGAAGCCCTGCAACAGGGTATTGGCGAGCTAAGCCGTGCTCTTGAAGGTTTAAGCCAGATGATGCCGATGCTTGATGAACTTCAGGGGTCGGGCAATCGTGATCCGCTTGGTCGGCCGGTGGGCGGCGATGGCACCACCGTCATCCCCGAAGTCGACACGCTTGAACGGGCATGGCGCATCTTGCAGGAACTGCGCCGCCGATCCGGCGACCCGGACCGCCCGGTGATCGAACAGGAATATATTGATCGCTTGCTGAAACGGTTCTAA
- a CDS encoding DUF3426 domain-containing protein, which yields MIITCPDCSKKYSVKTEAIGPKGRTVRCKNCGNSWHQDPPGMKTPSPAQENKLPPPFDQDGALGADFNADQMPGQVDPGFEDADKIPDPPPIPQQLIRNNPKPPAKSKKGVIGWILFFLILGGIGAGGYFAKDILINLWPPIAKVYDMVGLDVPHVGEGLDIRELPPTREEEDGVDVLVVRAEIVNIDEIDRALPYLLIELLDPLDRVVQRKKVPLIYDESAVQGGADMPMEAQMLPVGETMTVETKIRRPNPTATRLQVTFLDPREAVEP from the coding sequence ATGATCATTACTTGCCCAGATTGTTCAAAAAAATACTCTGTGAAAACAGAGGCGATCGGCCCAAAGGGCAGAACCGTACGCTGCAAAAACTGCGGCAATAGCTGGCATCAGGACCCGCCGGGAATGAAAACCCCGTCGCCAGCGCAGGAAAACAAGCTGCCGCCGCCTTTCGATCAGGATGGCGCGCTTGGTGCCGATTTCAATGCCGATCAGATGCCAGGTCAGGTTGATCCCGGTTTCGAGGATGCGGACAAAATTCCCGATCCGCCCCCCATCCCGCAGCAGCTGATTCGCAACAATCCGAAACCGCCTGCGAAATCGAAAAAGGGTGTGATTGGCTGGATCCTGTTCTTCCTGATCCTTGGCGGGATTGGTGCGGGCGGATATTTTGCCAAAGATATCCTGATCAATCTGTGGCCGCCGATTGCCAAGGTCTATGACATGGTCGGGCTTGATGTGCCCCATGTTGGCGAAGGCCTTGATATTCGTGAATTGCCGCCGACTCGCGAAGAGGAAGACGGGGTTGATGTTCTTGTCGTTCGCGCCGAGATCGTCAATATCGATGAGATCGACCGGGCGTTGCCCTATTTGTTGATTGAGCTTCTCGATCCGCTGGATCGTGTGGTTCAGCGCAAAAAAGTGCCGCTGATCTATGACGAAAGTGCGGTGCAGGGCGGGGCGGACATGCCGATGGAAGCCCAGATGCTGCCGGTTGGCGAAACCATGACGGTCGAAACCAAAATCCGTCGTCCGAACCCGACAGCAACCCGTTTGCAGGTCACATTCCTTGACCCGCGCGAGGCGGTCGAACCCTGA
- the ftsE gene encoding cell division ATP-binding protein FtsE — MTEVVSFRNVGVRYESGPEILRDLNFTLHRGSFHFLTGASGAGKSTLMRLLYLALRQTRGEINIFGRDNIRIPRDELPAIRRKIGVVFQDFRLINHLTTFENVALPLRVAGVEDLQIRKNVTELLEWVGLGDQINAVPSRLSGGQQQRVAIARAVIGRPALLLADEPTGNVDDRIAMRLLYLFEELNKLGTTVLIATHNRQLVRRFGHNQWLLEAGTLHDITHSA; from the coding sequence TTGACTGAAGTCGTAAGTTTCAGGAATGTGGGTGTCCGCTATGAATCCGGGCCGGAGATTCTGCGCGATCTGAACTTTACCCTGCATCGTGGCAGCTTTCATTTCCTGACCGGGGCTTCTGGTGCGGGCAAATCGACATTGATGCGCCTGCTCTATCTTGCCCTGCGCCAGACACGCGGCGAGATCAATATTTTCGGACGCGACAATATCCGCATTCCGCGCGACGAACTGCCCGCCATCCGCCGCAAGATCGGCGTGGTGTTTCAGGACTTCCGCCTGATCAATCATTTGACGACTTTTGAAAATGTCGCCCTGCCGCTTCGCGTCGCCGGGGTCGAGGATCTGCAAATCCGCAAAAATGTGACCGAACTTCTCGAATGGGTCGGCCTTGGTGATCAGATCAATGCGGTTCCATCGCGGCTTTCCGGCGGGCAGCAGCAACGCGTTGCCATCGCGCGCGCGGTTATCGGCCGCCCGGCTCTGCTTCTGGCTGACGAGCCGACCGGCAACGTTGATGACCGGATCGCCATGCGGCTGTTATATCTTTTTGAAGAACTGAACAAACTTGGCACCACAGTGCTGATCGCCACCCATAACCGGCAACTTGTGCGTCGCTTTGGCCATAATCAATGGCTGCTTGAGGCTGGCACCCTGCACGACATCACGCATAGCGCGTAA
- a CDS encoding cell division protein FtsX, whose translation MAFRSQPSHLPLDSDSSTRFLPSIVALMVALLTFSIVGLAALHDSVGKWSGQIEGSLSIQVPPTGMADRDTEEREQALQATVDDIIEQLADMPGISRIEELSPETMSALLEPWLGPDEIVSELPIPRIIEITPETGFNFDMLERRLGEIAPEAVLDDHRIWIERIADVAFSVELALMALIVVLFGATMLSVVFATRSGLSIHRTIIELLHLIGAQDSYIAGQFARHNLRLAFFGALIGLLIALPVSGVIAWLGMRAGWPIPTLVFSPLFIGIIIAIPFVVAGVAQMTAKRTVLRVLRRML comes from the coding sequence ATGGCTTTTCGTTCGCAACCGTCACATCTGCCACTTGATAGCGACTCATCGACGCGCTTCTTGCCAAGCATCGTCGCATTGATGGTGGCCTTACTGACGTTTTCGATCGTTGGCCTGGCGGCCCTGCATGACAGTGTCGGCAAATGGTCCGGTCAGATCGAAGGCAGCCTTTCGATACAGGTTCCCCCGACCGGCATGGCGGATCGCGACACCGAAGAACGCGAACAGGCTTTGCAGGCAACCGTTGACGATATTATCGAACAGCTCGCCGACATGCCCGGCATCTCCCGGATCGAGGAACTCAGCCCCGAAACCATGTCGGCCCTTCTTGAACCGTGGCTTGGCCCCGATGAAATCGTCAGCGAATTACCAATCCCGCGCATTATCGAAATCACCCCGGAAACCGGGTTTAATTTCGATATGCTTGAACGCCGTCTGGGTGAAATCGCCCCCGAAGCCGTTCTGGATGATCATCGCATCTGGATAGAACGGATTGCCGATGTTGCCTTTTCGGTGGAACTGGCATTGATGGCGTTAATCGTCGTGCTGTTTGGGGCAACCATGCTGTCGGTTGTTTTTGCCACACGTTCGGGTCTTTCAATCCATCGGACGATCATTGAATTGCTGCATCTGATCGGGGCACAGGATTCCTATATCGCGGGCCAGTTTGCCCGCCATAACCTGCGGCTGGCATTTTTCGGGGCATTGATCGGCCTTCTGATCGCCCTGCCGGTTTCGGGTGTGATCGCGTGGCTTGGCATGCGGGCGGGATGGCCTATCCCGACACTGGTTTTCAGCCCGCTTTTCATCGGCATCATCATCGCCATTCCGTTCGTGGTCGCCGGTGTCGCACAGATGACGGCCAAAAGAACTGTGCTGCGTGTCTTGCGCAGAATGTTGTAA
- a CDS encoding YdcF family protein, translated as MNRPPLSVQHRRRFRRFRFLLSTLILLGLVWAGGFIWYVDIIPTAVDEPDRKTDAIVVLTGGSERLSEGRRLLTRQLARKLFISGVYRGVEVDELLSAGKADPRLVSCCVVLGHVAENTRGNAQETAVWVYEEGYKSLRIVTANYHMPRSLLEFRSLMPDVEIIAHPVFPDNVKVDSWWRWPGSASLIASEYNKFLFASLRNYILRLLPDGDRANLHGPAPTPEPSGQDYSASNRLAQKSG; from the coding sequence ATGAATAGGCCGCCCCTTTCCGTTCAGCACCGACGACGCTTTCGCCGGTTCCGGTTTTTGCTATCGACCCTGATCCTGCTGGGGCTGGTCTGGGCGGGTGGGTTTATCTGGTATGTCGACATCATTCCAACTGCGGTTGATGAACCTGATCGCAAGACTGACGCCATCGTTGTTCTGACCGGTGGCAGTGAACGGCTTTCGGAAGGGCGCCGTCTTCTGACCCGCCAGCTTGCCAGAAAGCTGTTTATTTCCGGCGTCTATCGCGGGGTTGAAGTCGACGAGCTTCTATCGGCGGGCAAAGCCGATCCCCGGCTGGTTTCATGCTGTGTGGTTCTGGGTCATGTTGCGGAAAACACCCGCGGCAATGCGCAGGAAACGGCGGTTTGGGTGTATGAGGAAGGCTATAAAAGCCTGCGCATCGTCACGGCAAACTATCACATGCCGAGGTCGCTTCTGGAATTTCGCAGCCTGATGCCCGATGTCGAAATCATCGCCCACCCGGTGTTCCCCGATAACGTCAAGGTCGATAGCTGGTGGCGGTGGCCGGGGAGCGCCAGCCTGATCGCAAGCGAATATAACAAATTCCTGTTTGCCAGCCTCAGGAACTATATCCTGCGGCTGCTGCCAGACGGTGATCGCGCCAACCTGCATGGCCCCGCCCCGACACCAGAACCTTCCGGACAGGATTATTCCGCATCAAATCGCCTGGCACAGAAATCGGGTTGA
- a CDS encoding lysophospholipid acyltransferase family protein produces MRALRAFLFNVLFFAGTTALCICMVPLMPFGRKANQLVGHMWCHLTQGALAISVGMYKRIRGLENLPKGPCILVAKHQSAWETLTFHTVVPDPAYILKKELTRIPLMGQFLLFSGQIAVDRSAGSSALKDMIKGAERALEEGRQIVIFPEGTRTPPGSDRPYHPGIYALYKAFPNTPVIPVAINSGMFWGRHSFMKYGGEVTMEFLPAIEPDLDRKTFMKTIKSRIDDRTRELEREAQAEFNLPTLTSRDVEIEEAREKAEAEQQEAKTAIPMKSVDQEKTPS; encoded by the coding sequence ATGAGAGCCCTGCGCGCGTTTTTGTTTAACGTGTTGTTTTTCGCCGGTACAACAGCACTTTGCATTTGTATGGTTCCCCTGATGCCGTTTGGTCGCAAGGCCAATCAGCTTGTTGGACATATGTGGTGTCATTTGACGCAAGGCGCGTTGGCCATCTCTGTTGGCATGTATAAACGTATTCGCGGCCTTGAAAACCTGCCCAAAGGCCCCTGTATTCTGGTTGCCAAACATCAGTCTGCGTGGGAAACCCTGACCTTTCACACGGTCGTGCCTGACCCGGCCTATATCCTGAAAAAGGAACTGACCCGCATTCCGTTGATGGGGCAGTTCCTGTTGTTTTCCGGGCAGATTGCGGTCGACAGATCGGCTGGATCATCCGCCCTGAAAGACATGATCAAGGGTGCCGAACGTGCGCTTGAGGAGGGCAGGCAGATCGTAATCTTCCCCGAAGGAACCCGCACACCGCCCGGTTCGGATCGGCCGTATCATCCTGGGATTTATGCGCTATACAAGGCGTTCCCCAATACGCCGGTCATTCCGGTTGCCATCAATTCCGGCATGTTCTGGGGACGTCACAGCTTCATGAAATACGGTGGCGAGGTCACCATGGAATTCCTGCCCGCGATTGAGCCGGATCTGGATCGCAAAACATTTATGAAAACGATCAAAAGCAGGATTGATGACCGCACGCGGGAACTTGAACGCGAAGCACAGGCGGAGTTTAATCTGCCGACCCTGACATCACGTGACGTCGAGATCGAGGAAGCCCGCGAAAAAGCCGAAGCCGAACAGCAGGAAGCCAAAACCGCGATTCCGATGAAATCCGTCGACCAGGAAAAAACACCTTCCTGA
- a CDS encoding DMT family transporter, with product MSNATTMSKGGNTPMMAAYLMLVACAMMWGSNHVVARGVNATVPLEALAFWRWVVAAVLLFPVCIPHLKRDLRLMADHKMSMFLIGTTGVFMFSIVIYLAAYNTTAVNTGLLNATTPVWVLLFAAVLTADKPRLGQWAGVLIAGVGTAVIIAKGDFSVFAEMNFVSGDLFAMISAMVWAAYSMLLKRAPKGVHPLSLVFVSALIGLVFLTPLYIWSVTVRGEPFFTHLDPAWPDMLKIFYIGAGPAFLGYLFWNKGVAVVGPANAGVFLYLMPVFASILAIIFLGEELHIYHLGGITLIAFGIWQATRRKA from the coding sequence ATGTCGAATGCCACCACGATGTCAAAAGGTGGAAACACACCGATGATGGCAGCCTATCTGATGCTGGTTGCCTGCGCGATGATGTGGGGGTCAAACCATGTCGTTGCACGCGGGGTGAATGCCACGGTGCCGCTTGAAGCATTGGCATTCTGGCGTTGGGTTGTGGCCGCCGTATTACTGTTTCCGGTTTGTATTCCGCACCTTAAACGCGATCTGAGGCTGATGGCGGATCATAAAATGTCGATGTTCCTGATCGGAACAACCGGCGTTTTCATGTTTTCAATCGTCATTTATCTGGCGGCTTACAACACAACGGCGGTCAATACCGGGCTTCTCAATGCGACAACCCCGGTCTGGGTTCTGTTATTTGCAGCGGTGCTTACGGCCGATAAACCCAGGCTTGGCCAGTGGGCCGGTGTGCTGATTGCCGGTGTCGGGACGGCGGTGATCATTGCCAAAGGCGACTTTTCGGTCTTTGCCGAGATGAACTTTGTCTCGGGCGATCTGTTTGCGATGATTTCAGCAATGGTCTGGGCGGCATACTCGATGCTTTTGAAACGCGCCCCCAAGGGCGTGCATCCACTAAGCCTCGTGTTTGTTTCGGCCCTGATCGGGTTGGTGTTCCTGACTCCGCTTTATATCTGGTCGGTGACTGTTCGCGGCGAACCGTTCTTTACCCATCTTGATCCGGCATGGCCCGATATGCTCAAGATTTTCTATATCGGCGCGGGGCCCGCTTTTTTGGGCTATCTGTTCTGGAACAAGGGGGTTGCGGTTGTCGGCCCGGCAAATGCCGGTGTGTTTCTGTATCTGATGCCGGTTTTTGCCAGCATCCTTGCCATCATCTTTTTGGGCGAGGAACTGCATATTTACCATCTGGGCGGGATCACATTGATTGCCTTTGGCATCTGGCAGGCGACACGCCGGAAAGCATAA
- a CDS encoding gamma-glutamylcyclotransferase, with amino-acid sequence MTEPQERWVFGYGSLLWRPGFEFEERARATLRGYHRSFCIYSHHYRGTPENPGLVLGLNVGGECVGNAFRIAPDNWPLVKAYLDERELVTNTYIPADVEVELADGRKVIAHTYVADPTHEQFAGNLPVRTAVEIIVAAHGNIGPNLEYLENTVCHLDEMGIVDPPLHDLMDLVRREYGEINMGAGI; translated from the coding sequence TTGACTGAGCCCCAGGAAAGATGGGTATTTGGATATGGATCGCTGCTGTGGCGTCCGGGCTTCGAATTTGAAGAACGGGCACGCGCGACGCTGCGCGGCTATCACCGGTCTTTTTGTATCTATTCCCATCATTATCGCGGCACACCGGAAAATCCGGGGTTGGTTCTGGGGCTGAATGTCGGCGGGGAATGTGTCGGGAACGCGTTTCGGATCGCGCCTGACAACTGGCCGCTGGTCAAGGCCTATCTTGATGAACGCGAACTGGTGACCAACACCTATATTCCCGCCGATGTCGAGGTCGAGCTTGCCGACGGACGCAAGGTGATCGCGCACACCTATGTCGCCGATCCAACGCATGAACAGTTCGCCGGAAACCTGCCGGTGCGAACGGCGGTTGAAATCATTGTTGCGGCACATGGCAATATTGGCCCGAACCTGGAATATCTTGAAAACACGGTCTGCCATCTTGACGAGATGGGAATTGTCGACCCGCCGTTGCATGATCTGATGGATCTGGTGCGCCGCGAATACGGTGAAATCAATATGGGAGCCGGTATCTGA